CAAACACGGGGCAGCGGCTATACCGAAATTGTCGATGCTGAAAACGAACTCAGCGCCCGTTGTTACTACTTCGAACAGGAGGAGGAGACCGAGACAATGGTGCTTCAGGTGGGGGTGCGTATCGACACAGTCAGCGCCGGGAAAGCAGTGGTGTGCCAATCGGAGCTTGCCCGCTATAACAGAGGGGAAAAAAGCCTTGAGCTGATCGGTTCTCCGTCCGTAGAATGGAAGGGAGACGAATACCAGGCCGACAGGATTCTGATCAATATGGGAAACGACACCATTGTCATGGAGGGATCTGTGTCAGGCTCTCTTACCGAAGAAGAGGAGAAGGCAGAGTGAATCAGTCTCAAAGCCCGCAATCGGATATATTACGAGTGGAGGGCCTTGTCAAACGCTACGGAAAGAAAAAGGTGGTATGTGACGTAGGGTTTTCCATGAAACGGGGAGAGATCGTGGGACTGCTGGGGCCGAATGGTGCCGGAAAAACCACCATCTTCTACATGATTGCCGGTTTCCTCACCCCCTCGGCAGGAACTATTTTTCTGAACAACGATAAACTCACCCGTTTGCCCATGTTCAAGAGGGCCAGAAAGGGCATCAGCTATCTCCCTCAGGAAGCATCTGTATTTCGAAAACTCAGTGTCGAAAACAATATCATGGCTATCCTGGAAACAAGGAAAAAACTGAGCAGGCGAGAACGATTATTGCGCCTGGAATCGCTGCTCGATGAATTTGGGATTCAGGCAATACGAAAGCAGCCTGCCTATACCCTCTCTGGAGGAGAACGCAGGAGGACAGAAATTGCGAGGTCCCTGGCCATCGATCCAAAATTTCTTCTTTTGGACGAACCCCTTGCAGGAATCGATCCCATTGCCGTACATGAAATTAAAACCATTATTCGGGGTCTGTCGGAAAAATCCATTGGAGTTTTGATAACCGATCACAATGTCCGCGACACCTTGGAGATTACCAACCGGGCATACATTATCAACAGGGGAGAGCTCGTCGTGAGCGGAGACAGGGAGACCCTTCTGAACGATCCCATTGCCCGTCAGATCTATCTCGGTGATTCCTTTCGCATGTGAATGCAGCATTGACAATTACCACTACCAGTAGCATCATACAGAAGTCGTGCAGTATCAGAAACCGGTATTAATACAGGAACAGAGACTCAAACTGAGCCCCCAGATGCTTCAGTCTATCCAGTTGATGGCCCTGCCGATCACCGAGCTTAAACTTCGTATAGCAGAGGAAATTGAACGGAACCCTGCTCTTGAAGTGCTTGAAGATCGTTCGCAGGTGAGCTACGACGAGATTGATCATTCTACAAGGTCTGAGGAGTACGATTTTTTCGAAAATAGTTCTGATCCCGGCTATTCGGAAAGCTACGACAGCGAAGCTTCGGATGCAAAGCAGAAATTTCTCGAAGGCGCCATTGCCCGCTCCGAGTCTCTCCATGATCACCTTTTGTGGCAGCTGCGGCTGCAGCCCCTCGACAAGGAAGATTTTGCCGTTGGGGAAAAGCTTATCCTCAATCTCGATGACAATGGGTTTCACATCGAACCGATAGAAGAACTTTTTCAGGATTCCGAACGCCAGCGGGTCCGACGCATGATCGCTCTTATCCACGAGTTCGAACCGACGGGAATCTGTGTGGCCGACTTTCGTGAGTCCTTGCTTCTTCAGATTTCTCTTGATCCGGAAGCCCCACCCTATGCAGACGACATTGTTGCAGACTATCTTCCCGCACTGGAGAAAAACAGGATACAGGAAATTGCCCGGGACCTTTCCGTTTCTGTCCAAGAGATAGAAGAGGCCGTTGCCTTTATTCGCCGCCTAACCCCCTTCCCCGGACGCCTCTACAGTAATGAAACACCCCACTATGTGGTCCCGGATGTTTCGGTACGCTTGGAAGAGGGAGAGTTCAAGATCTATCTTAACGACATAGAGATTCCGGTCCTTGGCATCTCCGCATTCTACGCGGGCCTGCAAAACGGAAAAAAACATCATACCGCGGAACATGAGAAATCGGCTCAAAAATTTGCAGGCGATCATGTACGTGAAGCCGAATGGTTTATCAACTCGATACGGCAAAGAAATCGGTCGCTCATGAAAATAGCAAAAGCGATTATCGAATTTCAACGGGATTTTTTCCTAAAAGGCCCCAAGTACCTTGTGCCTCTCACCCTGAAAGACATTGCGGAAGAGGTTTCGGTTCACGAAACAACGGTCTCCCGCATTGCCAATGCAAAGTACATGCAAACCGAATGGGGAATCTATCCCATAAAGTATTTCTTCACGAACTCCATCAGCGGAGCAGGTTCTTCCGGTTCCCGTTTCTCAAAAGAAGGCGTAAAAGAGATGATCCGGGAAATTCTGGAAAACGATACCGGCAAGAAACGGCTTTCCGACCAAAAAATCAGCAACCTCTTGAAAGAGAAAGGGGTCTCCATAGCACGGCGTACCGTAGCAAAATACCGAAACGAACTCAATATCGATTCCTCCTTTGACCGCTAAGTTTGATTTTCATCATAGAAATACTTATCCTGTATATAGAAGAAACAGCTGAGGAGGTTCCTATGAATCTGGAAATCAAAGGTGTTCATTACGATGTAAGTGACAGTACGAAGGAATTTATCACCAAGAAGCTGGAAAGAGTTGATTTTGCAAAAGAGTATATGGTCGATCTTGCCATCACCATCACCAAAGAAAAGCCGGGATATACGGTAGAGGCATCGGTCCATTTTCGTTGGGGGCACTCTTCACATGTAACGGCCCCCCCGACACATGAATTGTATGAAGGAATAGAACAAATGATCGATAAACTCGAGCATGTTGTACGAAAAGAGAAAGATAGGATCAAAGACCATCCCAAACCACAGGATGACGTGATAGAATAGGAGGCCATGAGAAGCTATACGGTATTAGACCTTCTTGATCTTGATCTGAAGGAACATAATGCCCTCGATTTGAGGTGCATAGGAGGGAGGCCCGGTCTTGCCCGTACCATCTCGGAACAGGAAATTAATCGGCCGGGTCTTTCTCTCAGTGGTTATTTTGAAGAATTCGCAAACAACAGAATCCAACTATTTGGAATGGGTGAGGCATCGTATCTCACTAAGCTCGAGGCTGAGAATCAGATGGAAACGGTAAATAAGATGTTTACCTATCCTATTCCCTGTGTCATCTTCACTCATGGCAACCAACCGGGAAAACGATTTATGGAATGTGCGGAAAAGTCCGGCTGCCCGGTACTTCAGACGCACCTTCCGTCCGGTGAGTTCAGCATGCGGCTCATGCGTGCGCTCAACGACATGTTCGCACCGAGAAAATCGATTCATGGGGTTCTTGTCGAGGTATACGGTATCGGTGTGTTGCTTTCTGGTGACAGCGGCGTAGGCAAGAGCGAGACGGCATTGGAGCTGATCGAGCGAGGTCACCGCCTTATTTCCGACGATATGGTGGAAATCCGTTGTATGAACGGAAACATCCTTATGGGGGCCGGCAGGAATCCGGTCCTTGCCCACCACATGGAGATCCGCGGTCTCGGAATTATCAACGTCAGTAATCTTTTCGGTGTCGGAGCGATTCGAGATAAGAAACAAATTCAGCTTATTGTGGAGCTGGAGGAGTGGGATTCTTCAAAAAATTATGACAGAATTGGTACGGGAGAGATGTCACGGGAAATTCTCGGTGTTAAGGTTCCGCTTCTGCAGGTTCCGGTAAAGCCGGGACGAAATATCCCGATTATCATCGAGACGGCGGCTATGAATGAACGCCTGAAAAAGATGGGTTACCATTCTGCTCAGGAGTTTAACCAGAACGTCTTGAAGTGGCTGGAGAGTGAGAATGCCCGGAACCTCTATTTCAACAAAAAGGATACGTTTTAGGAACACCGATGATTGAGAAGAGCGTTACTATCATGAACCGTGCGGGAATTCATGCACGACCGGCGGCCCTTATTGTGCAGACCGCCAATAATTTTACCTCTGACATTTTTTTTGAAAAAGAAGATGTACGCATAAACGGAAAGTCTATCATGGGAATCATTACCCTTGGTGCCGGTTATAAAAGCACCCTGCAGGTTATTGCCGATGGGGACGATGAACAGGAGGCCGTTGATGCCATCGTCCGGCTCTTCGAAAATCGCTTCGAAGAGGAATAGGAAACGCTCAGCGACCGGACTGTTTTGGTGTATGCTGTTTCTGCTTGTTGCTCAGACAGCTGCAGGCCAAGGAGCACTGTTGACGGCTCGATTAAAAGGCGATGTCGCGGTTGTGTCGTTAAGTATGGTAGAGGCCTCAGAAAAACTTCTCGTAAAGAGTGCTTATGATGGGCAAATGGCTCAGGTTCGCTTCGACCTGCGAATCTATCACAAAGGGAAGGGTTTCCTCGGCATTGCGGGGGATAGAATCATCCGGGAAAAAAGTATCGAACAATATGGCCGCTGGGATCCCTTTTCCGGTCGCTTCATCATTACCGATACCGAAGGCCACCAATGGACCACCCCACGTGCCGAAGAATATACAAGAAGGCTGCTTTCCCTTTCAGATACGGTCATTACGGGGATAGCCCGGGACGAGGAGTCGTATCTTCTGGCCAGGGTAGGCTTGAAACGGGTAAAGCTTCAGGTCCCTTTTAATCTTCTGGATCTTTTTCTTCCCGAAACAAAAATTGTAAGTCCCTGGGTCCGATGGGATTTCAATTTCGGGGAGCAAAGTCGATGAAGCAAAGACGAAAAGGCGGAGACCTTCCCGTGGCCTCCCTCTCCGCAATAGCATTCCTCTATCTTTTCCTTATCGGTTTGCTTCTTTTTTTCTCCCGTCAGGTTCTTCAGGATCTGGCAGAGGGAGAGACCCTTACCCGTTTGGTCTTCATCCCCCTCGGTATTGCACTACCTATCTTTCTCTTTTTCTCTTTTGCCATCCAGTTCTTTCGTCTCATCCGGGATAATAGAGAAGGCCGACCGGGAAGCCGGTTCAAAACACGGCTTACCGGTTTCTTTCTTTTCATCACGCTTTTTGCCTCAATTCCCCAGGGGATTCTTACCATCACCTTCATCTCATCTGCCCTTGAGGCGTGGTTCAATACAGAAATGGAAGATGCTCTCGAAGGAGGTCTTTCGGTCGCACTGCGCTATAACAACGAAGCGGTGGCAGAATTGGAATCACTCTCCACTTCACTGGTTTTCGGCAACATGCTGGAAGCCGACGAAGGGTATGGAGAAGCGAAACTGTGGCACTCTTTGACGGCAATCGCTCCGGAGCTTTCGGGACTCCAGCTCTTCGATACGGATGGCCGGTCGATCGCCTTCTTTGGTGCGCCGGAAGCAATGATCAACGGCCCCTTGCCGGAGGGACCCGAAGGGGCCGTCGGAAGATATCAGGCAGGGGGAAGGACCTATCTGCGGGCACTAAGAAAGTACCCTGTTTTCCGGAAGGAAGAGGTCCATACGGGCCAGGCATTGCTCACCAGAGCGATGCCGGTGGGCTTCGAAGAGGATGGAAAGGCTCTCACCGATGCCATTCAAGTCTTCGGCCAATACCGTTCCTACCGTTCTTCCTTCTCGATTGCCCTTATTCTGCTCTATACCATCTTTGCCGTTCCCCTTCTTTTGATAGCCCTGCTTACTGCATTCCATACCGGTAACGAAATTGTTAAACCGCTGGTACATCTCGAAGAGGCCATGAGGAGGGTGATGGAAGGTGACTATTCCATCAGGCTTCTTTCAGAAGGGCGCGACGAGTTATCAATATTGGTAACCTCGTTCAATGAGATGCTCTCCGAACTGGAACTCTCAAGAGCGAAACTGCTGCAAACCGAAAAGGTAACGGCCTGGCAGGAGATTGCCCAAAGGCTTGCTCATGAAATAAAAAACCCTCTTACCCCCATCAGACTTTCTGCGGAACGAATTCTCAGAACCTATCATAATAGTCCTGAACAGTTGGGAAGAATCGTCGAACGGTCCGTCGACTCCATCATACAGGAGGTAGATGGACTTACCACCATGCTGCAGGAGTTCAGAGACTTTGCACGGCTTCCCGCACCCCGCCTTAAAAACATTGCATTATTGCCTCTCATCGAGGAAGTCGCCGCTATCTATGCTCCTGTATATCCCAATACGGATTTTAGCATTGCCTCCCTGGATCCGAATGCAACAATCTCGGCCGATTCGGCACAGATCAAACGTGTTTTCTCAAATTTACTGAAAAATGCATTTGAGTCGGTGGCGGATAAAGAAAGGGGAAAGATCACCGTCGGAAGCGATCTTGTCAGAAAGGGGAATACCCATTACTGTAGGATACATATTGAAGACAACGGCGGAGGCATTCCGGAGCACCTGAAAGAAAAGGTGTTTCAACCCTACGTCACAACGAAAAAAAACGGTACAGGACTGGGCTTACCCATTGTGGAGCGTATCATTGCCGACCATAGGGGACAAAT
This sequence is a window from Sediminispirochaeta bajacaliforniensis DSM 16054. Protein-coding genes within it:
- the lptB gene encoding LPS export ABC transporter ATP-binding protein, whose protein sequence is MNQSQSPQSDILRVEGLVKRYGKKKVVCDVGFSMKRGEIVGLLGPNGAGKTTIFYMIAGFLTPSAGTIFLNNDKLTRLPMFKRARKGISYLPQEASVFRKLSVENNIMAILETRKKLSRRERLLRLESLLDEFGIQAIRKQPAYTLSGGERRRTEIARSLAIDPKFLLLDEPLAGIDPIAVHEIKTIIRGLSEKSIGVLITDHNVRDTLEITNRAYIINRGELVVSGDRETLLNDPIARQIYLGDSFRM
- the rpoN gene encoding RNA polymerase factor sigma-54, producing the protein MQYQKPVLIQEQRLKLSPQMLQSIQLMALPITELKLRIAEEIERNPALEVLEDRSQVSYDEIDHSTRSEEYDFFENSSDPGYSESYDSEASDAKQKFLEGAIARSESLHDHLLWQLRLQPLDKEDFAVGEKLILNLDDNGFHIEPIEELFQDSERQRVRRMIALIHEFEPTGICVADFRESLLLQISLDPEAPPYADDIVADYLPALEKNRIQEIARDLSVSVQEIEEAVAFIRRLTPFPGRLYSNETPHYVVPDVSVRLEEGEFKIYLNDIEIPVLGISAFYAGLQNGKKHHTAEHEKSAQKFAGDHVREAEWFINSIRQRNRSLMKIAKAIIEFQRDFFLKGPKYLVPLTLKDIAEEVSVHETTVSRIANAKYMQTEWGIYPIKYFFTNSISGAGSSGSRFSKEGVKEMIREILENDTGKKRLSDQKISNLLKEKGVSIARRTVAKYRNELNIDSSFDR
- the hpf gene encoding ribosome hibernation-promoting factor, HPF/YfiA family, which encodes MNLEIKGVHYDVSDSTKEFITKKLERVDFAKEYMVDLAITITKEKPGYTVEASVHFRWGHSSHVTAPPTHELYEGIEQMIDKLEHVVRKEKDRIKDHPKPQDDVIE
- the hprK gene encoding HPr(Ser) kinase/phosphatase; amino-acid sequence: MRSYTVLDLLDLDLKEHNALDLRCIGGRPGLARTISEQEINRPGLSLSGYFEEFANNRIQLFGMGEASYLTKLEAENQMETVNKMFTYPIPCVIFTHGNQPGKRFMECAEKSGCPVLQTHLPSGEFSMRLMRALNDMFAPRKSIHGVLVEVYGIGVLLSGDSGVGKSETALELIERGHRLISDDMVEIRCMNGNILMGAGRNPVLAHHMEIRGLGIINVSNLFGVGAIRDKKQIQLIVELEEWDSSKNYDRIGTGEMSREILGVKVPLLQVPVKPGRNIPIIIETAAMNERLKKMGYHSAQEFNQNVLKWLESENARNLYFNKKDTF
- a CDS encoding HPr family phosphocarrier protein, producing the protein MIEKSVTIMNRAGIHARPAALIVQTANNFTSDIFFEKEDVRINGKSIMGIITLGAGYKSTLQVIADGDDEQEAVDAIVRLFENRFEEE
- a CDS encoding sensor histidine kinase, which translates into the protein MKQRRKGGDLPVASLSAIAFLYLFLIGLLLFFSRQVLQDLAEGETLTRLVFIPLGIALPIFLFFSFAIQFFRLIRDNREGRPGSRFKTRLTGFFLFITLFASIPQGILTITFISSALEAWFNTEMEDALEGGLSVALRYNNEAVAELESLSTSLVFGNMLEADEGYGEAKLWHSLTAIAPELSGLQLFDTDGRSIAFFGAPEAMINGPLPEGPEGAVGRYQAGGRTYLRALRKYPVFRKEEVHTGQALLTRAMPVGFEEDGKALTDAIQVFGQYRSYRSSFSIALILLYTIFAVPLLLIALLTAFHTGNEIVKPLVHLEEAMRRVMEGDYSIRLLSEGRDELSILVTSFNEMLSELELSRAKLLQTEKVTAWQEIAQRLAHEIKNPLTPIRLSAERILRTYHNSPEQLGRIVERSVDSIIQEVDGLTTMLQEFRDFARLPAPRLKNIALLPLIEEVAAIYAPVYPNTDFSIASLDPNATISADSAQIKRVFSNLLKNAFESVADKERGKITVGSDLVRKGNTHYCRIHIEDNGGGIPEHLKEKVFQPYVTTKKNGTGLGLPIVERIIADHRGQIWFETEIGVGTTFFLDLPTENS